From Salvelinus sp. IW2-2015 linkage group LG33, ASM291031v2, whole genome shotgun sequence, one genomic window encodes:
- the LOC111958046 gene encoding RAB7A-interacting MON1-CCZ1 complex subunit 1 has product MADDCRRQAFELERRIFELDNKCASLRTEKQDDDYLQNASSILDKLKSFYRQGGESNSLPKLLQDYTQVILDITFYEENKLVDQEFPEDCSPFKIQQLLQDLTEPEVLAGRLVPAQEVQSVLGLEVLECLYWRRGALLYMYCHTLHQRKQWIKKNKATFLKCLQEGVRYLMRMLQVRNSVKLNDGVVFHDSATANFLAEGIFSDTHLLTMMYIGEMCFWAVKYEDCSVDSMERKEDRLHFRDIGTQILHKYVLVCDGPLQGQGWNTENAKEILSILQ; this is encoded by the exons ATGGCCGACGACTGCAGAAGACAGGCGTTCGAACTGGAGAGAAGGATTTTTGAGTTGGACAATAAGTGCGCCAGCCTCAGAACCGAGAAACAAG ATGATGACTATTTACAGAATGCTTCTTCAATACTAGACAAGTTGAAAAGCTTTTACAGACAAGGGGGGGAGAGTAACAGTCTGCCTAAACTGCTTCAGGATTACACTCAG gtgatcCTGGACATCACGTTCTATGAGGAAAACAAGCTGGTGGACCAGGAGTTCCCGGAGGACTGCTCACCCTTTAAGATCCAACAGCTGCTGCAGGACCTCACAGAGCCAGAGGTGCTGGCGGGTAGACTGGTCCCGGCCCaagag GTGCAGTCAGTGCTGGGGCTAGAGGTGTTAGAGTGCCTCTACTGGAGACGTGGAGCACTGCTTTACATGTACTGCCACACACTCCACCAACGCAAGCAGTGGATCAAGAAGAACAAAGCCACTTTCCTCAAG TGTCTTCAGGAGGGCGTACGTTACCTGATGAGGATGTTGCAGGTGAGGAACTCCGTGAAGCTCAACGATGGGGTGGTGTTTCATGACTCTGCTACCGCCAACTTCCTGGCTGAAG GCATCTTCTCAGACACCCACCTGCTGACGATGATGTACATAGGGGAGATGTGTTTCTGGGCAGTGAAGTACGAGGACTGCAGCGTGGATTCCATGGAACGCAAAGAGGACCGGCTTCACTTCCGGGACATTGGGACGCAGATCCTGCACAAATACGTGCTTGTCTGTGACGGCCCTCTTCAGGGCCAGGGCTGGAACACAGAGAATGCCAAGGAAATCCTAAGTATCTTACAGTGA